One genomic region from Pseudomonas hormoni encodes:
- a CDS encoding efflux RND transporter periplasmic adaptor subunit: MATAENTQIPDNAQDTSNPRKRKVMLVVLAIVVILAGVGVWGYHEFYGRWNESTDDAYVNGNVVEITPLVTGTVVSIGADDGDLVHEGQVLINFDPNDAEVGLQSAQANLARTVRQVRGLYSNVDGMKAQVNAQQAEVQKAQDNFNRRKNLAAGGAISQEELSHARDDLTSAQNALANARQQLKTTSALVDDTVVSSHPDVMSAAAQLRQAYLNNSRSTLIAPVTGYVAKRSVQLGQRVQPGTALMAVIPLDQLWIDANFKETQLRDMRIGQPVDIQADLYGSDVKFSGTIDSLGAGTGSAFALLPAQNATGNWIKIVQRVPVRIHINAEELAKHPLRVGLSTQVDVNLRDQSGPVLAQQPPQKASFSTNVYDRQLAEADAMITQLIHDNSAAVSKTVQR; this comes from the coding sequence ATGGCCACTGCAGAAAACACACAAATCCCGGACAACGCGCAAGACACCAGCAACCCGCGCAAACGCAAGGTCATGCTGGTGGTGCTGGCAATCGTGGTGATCCTCGCCGGTGTCGGCGTCTGGGGTTATCACGAATTCTACGGGCGCTGGAACGAGAGCACCGACGACGCCTATGTGAACGGCAACGTGGTGGAAATCACGCCGCTGGTCACCGGCACCGTGGTCAGCATTGGCGCCGACGATGGCGACCTGGTCCATGAAGGCCAGGTACTGATCAACTTCGACCCGAACGACGCCGAAGTCGGCCTGCAAAGTGCCCAGGCCAACCTGGCCCGCACCGTGCGCCAGGTGCGCGGTTTGTACAGCAACGTCGACGGCATGAAAGCCCAGGTCAACGCCCAGCAGGCGGAAGTGCAAAAGGCCCAGGACAACTTCAACCGCCGGAAAAATCTCGCCGCTGGCGGAGCGATTTCCCAGGAAGAACTGTCCCACGCTCGCGACGACCTGACCTCGGCGCAAAACGCCCTGGCCAATGCCAGGCAGCAACTGAAAACCACCAGCGCCCTGGTGGATGACACCGTGGTGTCGTCGCACCCGGACGTGATGTCGGCCGCTGCGCAATTGCGCCAGGCGTACTTGAACAATTCTCGCAGCACTTTGATTGCACCGGTGACCGGTTACGTCGCCAAGCGCTCTGTACAACTCGGTCAACGGGTCCAGCCGGGCACCGCGCTGATGGCGGTGATTCCGCTGGATCAGCTGTGGATCGACGCCAACTTCAAGGAAACCCAGCTGCGCGACATGCGCATCGGCCAGCCGGTCGATATCCAGGCCGACCTCTACGGCAGCGACGTGAAGTTCAGCGGCACCATCGACAGCCTCGGCGCCGGCACCGGCAGCGCGTTTGCCCTGCTGCCGGCGCAGAACGCCACCGGTAACTGGATCAAGATCGTGCAGCGTGTGCCGGTGCGGATTCACATCAACGCCGAAGAACTGGCCAAACACCCGTTGCGCGTGGGGCTGTCGACTCAGGTCGATGTGAACCTGCGCGACCAGAGCGGCCCGGTGCTGGCGCAACAGCCGCCGCAAAAGGCCTCGTTCAGCACCAACGTCTACGACCGTCAACTGGCCGAGGCCGACGCGATGATCACTCAGTTGATCCACGACAATAGCGCCGCGGTCAGCAAGACCGTTCAACGCTGA
- a CDS encoding efflux transporter outer membrane subunit, which produces MSSTILRTGLSLVLAAMTLAGCASYSGLTTEGKSLDAKNLKAGQSLSGVTLSPAAWPKSDWWKSLGDPQLDGLIREALHDSPDMQIADARAHQASAAAYAADAARMPTLDASAGVSRSRLARDQDPRGEGDAYSTVRNIGASFNYNFDLWGGQRDAWEAALGQARAAEVDQQAAQLTLAADVARAYSDLGQAHIVHDLAQEDLKRTRQMLDLSQRRLSSGIDSQYQFQQTESLEATSEASLIDAEKRLQSAKIALAVLLGKGPDRGNDIARPKILQASAVALPSVLPAELLGRRPDLVAARWRVEAASKNIDAGKTQFYPNLNLSAAAGAESLLGDAMFGSASRFFNIAPTISVPIFDGGRLRADLDSRDADYDLAVAQYNKNLVKALGDVSDTINQLRDIGRQIGAQQHATDIAQDSYNTVVQRYGSGIGNYLDVLSIEQQLLQAQRQLANLNAEQIDLSIQLMQALGGGFQGETLTAANATPATQHN; this is translated from the coding sequence ATGAGCAGCACAATCCTGCGTACCGGCCTGAGCCTGGTGCTGGCGGCCATGACCCTGGCCGGTTGCGCCAGCTACAGCGGGCTGACCACCGAAGGCAAAAGCCTGGATGCAAAAAACCTCAAGGCCGGGCAATCCCTCAGCGGCGTGACCCTGTCGCCCGCGGCCTGGCCGAAAAGCGATTGGTGGAAAAGCCTCGGCGACCCGCAGCTGGACGGTCTGATTCGCGAAGCCCTGCACGACAGCCCGGACATGCAGATCGCCGACGCCCGCGCCCATCAGGCCAGCGCTGCTGCGTACGCTGCCGACGCTGCGCGGATGCCGACCCTCGATGCCAGCGCCGGTGTCAGCCGTTCGCGTTTGGCGCGGGATCAAGACCCACGAGGCGAGGGCGATGCGTACTCCACCGTGCGCAACATCGGCGCCAGTTTCAATTACAACTTCGACCTTTGGGGCGGTCAGCGTGACGCCTGGGAAGCGGCGTTGGGCCAGGCCCGCGCTGCCGAAGTCGATCAGCAGGCTGCTCAACTGACGTTGGCCGCCGACGTTGCCCGCGCTTATAGCGATCTGGGGCAGGCGCATATCGTCCATGACCTGGCCCAGGAAGACCTCAAACGCACCAGGCAAATGCTCGACCTGAGCCAGCGTCGCCTGAGCTCTGGCATCGACAGCCAATACCAGTTCCAGCAAACCGAAAGCCTGGAAGCCACGTCCGAAGCCAGCCTGATCGATGCCGAGAAACGCCTGCAAAGTGCGAAAATCGCCTTGGCGGTGTTGCTCGGCAAAGGCCCGGATCGCGGCAACGACATCGCCCGGCCGAAGATCCTTCAGGCCAGCGCCGTCGCGTTACCGTCGGTCCTGCCCGCCGAGTTGCTCGGTCGTCGTCCGGACCTGGTCGCCGCGCGCTGGCGGGTCGAGGCGGCGAGCAAAAACATCGACGCCGGCAAGACCCAGTTCTATCCCAACCTCAACCTTAGCGCCGCAGCCGGTGCCGAATCGTTGTTGGGCGACGCGATGTTCGGTTCGGCCAGTCGTTTCTTCAACATCGCGCCGACCATCTCAGTGCCGATTTTCGACGGTGGCCGCCTGCGCGCCGACCTTGATTCCCGTGACGCCGATTACGACCTCGCGGTGGCGCAGTACAACAAAAACCTGGTGAAAGCGCTGGGTGATGTCAGCGACACCATCAACCAGTTGCGCGATATCGGCCGGCAAATCGGCGCTCAACAGCACGCCACCGACATTGCCCAGGATTCTTACAACACCGTGGTCCAGCGTTACGGTTCCGGCATCGGAAACTACCTGGACGTGCTCAGCATCGAGCAGCAATTGCTCCAGGCCCAGCGTCAGCTGGCCAACCTGAATGCCGAGCAGATCGACCTGTCGATCCAACTGATGCAGGCGCTGGGCGGCGGTTTTCAGGGCGAAACCCTGACCGCGGCCAACGCAACCCCAGCCACGCAGCACAACTAA
- a CDS encoding MarR family winged helix-turn-helix transcriptional regulator — MKHFTPDEFHTCHLGLLLGRAALLKDRIIDTHMEPHGITAAQFKVLIIMAQFGVDTPAELCRHLSLDSGSMTRMLDRLEQKGFLARQRSEADRRQVQLVLTEQGQQLTDRLPEIGADAMNELAGAITPEELKTLERILKKILVAAGDSITLLRVGDK; from the coding sequence ATGAAACATTTCACCCCGGACGAGTTCCACACTTGCCATCTCGGCCTCTTGCTCGGGCGCGCTGCGCTGCTCAAGGACCGGATCATCGACACGCACATGGAACCCCACGGCATCACCGCCGCGCAGTTCAAAGTGCTGATCATCATGGCTCAGTTCGGTGTTGATACCCCGGCCGAGCTGTGCCGCCACCTGTCGCTCGACAGTGGTTCGATGACCCGCATGCTCGATCGTCTGGAACAGAAAGGTTTCCTCGCCCGCCAGCGTTCCGAGGCGGATCGCCGTCAGGTGCAGCTTGTGTTAACTGAGCAAGGCCAACAGTTGACAGACCGCCTGCCGGAAATCGGCGCTGACGCCATGAACGAACTGGCCGGTGCGATCACCCCGGAAGAGTTGAAAACCCTGGAACGGATCCTGAAGAAAATTTTGGTGGCAGCCGGTGACTCGATCACGCTGCTGCGGGTAGGTGACAAATGA